A genomic window from Punica granatum isolate Tunisia-2019 chromosome 2, ASM765513v2, whole genome shotgun sequence includes:
- the LOC116195067 gene encoding 1-aminocyclopropane-1-carboxylate synthase 7-like encodes MAIEINPVPSVQLSKVADSEKHGENSPYFAGWKAYDEDPYNEMTNPSGVIQMGLAENQVSFDMLEDYLEKHPEASIWGKGAPGFKENALFQDYHGLLSFRKAMASFMEQIRGGRARFDPERVVLTAGATAANELLTFILADPGDALLVPTPYYPGFDRDLRWRTGVRIVPIHCNSSNNFQITPQALEAAYENAESMNLRVRGVLITNPSNPLGATVQRAVLEEILGFVTRKNIHLISDEIYSGSVFSSSEFVSVAEILESRDYKECERVHIVYSLSKDLGLPGFRVGTIYSYNDKVVTTARRMSSFTLISSQTQHLLASMLSNKEFTSRYIETNRARLKKRYDMIIQGLKRAGIKCLRGNAGLFCWMNLSPLLQKPDREGELDLWKTMLHELKLNISPGSSCHCSEPGWFRVCFANMSEQTLEVALARIHNYMDQRKR; translated from the exons aTGGCAATTGAGATTAATCCAGTGCCTTCTGTTCAGTTGTCGAAAGTAGCGGATTCCGAAAAGCACGGGGAGAACTCGCCGTACTTTGCCGGGTGGAAAGCGTACGACGAAGACCCTTATAATGAAATGACAAATCCCTCTGGGGTCATCCAAATGGGCTTGGCTGAAAATCAA GTGTCATTTGATATGTTGGAGGACTACCTCGAAAAACACCCCGAAGCATCGATCTGGGGCAAAGGGGCACCTGGATTCAAAGAGAATGCATTGTTTCAGGATTATCACGGACTTCTAAGTTTCCGAAAG GCAATGGCAAGTTTCATGGAGCAAATAAGGGGAGGAAGAGCAAGATTTGACCCAGAAAGAGTAGTTCTAACAGCCGGGGCAACCGCTGCTAATGAGCTTCTGACCTTCATCCTGGCGGACCCTGGAGATGCTTTGCTTGTTCCCACTCCGTACTATCCTGG ATTTGACAGGGACTTGAGGTGGAGGACTGGGGTGAGGATTGTCCCAATCCATTGCAACAGCTCGAACAATTTCCAGATAACCCCTCAGGCTCTCGAGGCAGCCTACGAGAATGCCGAATCCATGAACTTGAGAGTGAGAGGAGTCCTCATCACCAATCCTTCCAACCCTCTCGGGGCCACTGTCCAACGCGCTGTCCTTGAGGAAATCCTTGGTTTCGTAACCCGGAAGAACATCCACCTCATCTCTGATGAGATTTACTCCGGTTCTGTCTTCTCGTCATCGGAGTTTGTTAGCGTGGCAGAAATCCTTGAATCAAGGGACTATAAAGAGTGCGAGCGGGTCCACATTGTCTACAGCCTCTCCAAGGACCTCGGCCTCCCTGGGTTTCGGGTCGGGACAATATATTCCTACAACGACAAGGTTGTCACCACTGCCCGGAGGATGTCTAGCTTCACGTTGATCTCTTCACAGACACAGCACCTCCTGGCATCCATGCTATCCAACAAGGAATTCACTTCCCGGTACATCGAGACGAATCGAGCTAGGCTTAAGAAGAGGTATGATATGATCATCCAAGGTCTGAAGAGGGCAGGGATCAAGTGCCTGCGAGGTAACGCTGGGCTATTTTGCTGGATGAATCTTAGCCCATTGCTCCAGAAACCGGACCGAGAAGGGGAGTTGGATCTCTGGAAGACTATGCTTCACGAGCTAAAGCTCAACATATCACCCGGGTCCTCATGCCACTGCTCAGAACCTGGTTGGTTTCGGGTTTGCTTCGCGAACATGAGCGAACAAACCCTAGAAGTCGCACTCGCAAGGATACACAACTACATGGACCAGCGGAAAAGGTGA
- the LOC116193680 gene encoding uncharacterized protein LOC116193680 yields MVEKLHLKVEPHPDLYKLSWLKKGNNVHVNKRCLVQFSIGTHYKDEIMCDVVPMDACHLLLGRPWLYDRRVIYDGFKNTYSFVKEGVKIILAPCRMEDKSKTVTGEGNSYLSKSQFLQVMDRSSKAYALVLLEENEERGDIPPVVKSLLEEFQDVVPDEIPSGLSPMRDIQHHIDLVPGAAIPSKAAYRMSPKEYEELQR; encoded by the coding sequence ATGGTGGAAAAGTTGCACCTCAAGGTGGAGCCTCATCCGGACCTGTACAAGCTCTCTTGGCTTAAGAAAGGTAACAACGTTCATGTCAATAAACGTTGTTTGGTGCAATTCTCTATTGGCACGCATTATAAGGATGAGATTATGTGCGATGTGGTTCCCATGGATGCGTGTCATTTGCTTCTTGGACGGCCGTGGTTATATGATCGAAGGGTGATTTATGATGGCTTTAAGAACACCTACTCCTTTGTCAAGGAAGGTGTCAAGATTATTCTAGCACCTTGTAGAATGGAGGACAAGTCTAAGACCGTCACGGGAGAAGGGAACTCTTATCTCTCCAAATCCCAATTTCTCCAAGTCATGGATCGTTCTTCGAAGGCTTATGCACTCGTGCTCTtggaggagaatgaagaacgAGGGGATATTCCACCCGTAGTGAAGTCTTTGCTCGAAGAATTTCAGGATGTGGTGCCCGATGAGATTCCGTCGGGACTTTCTCCCATGCGGGATATCCAACATCATATTGATTTGGTGCCCGGGGCTGCTATCCCAAGTAAGGCGGCGTATCGAATGAGTCCAAAGGAATATGAGGAGCTTCAACGCTAA